Within the Drosophila miranda strain MSH22 chromosome Y unlocalized genomic scaffold, D.miranda_PacBio2.1 Contig_Y2_pilon, whole genome shotgun sequence genome, the region CCGATTCCTGGCCTGTTCGTACTGCCGCTGTCTTTCCTTTATCGGCTTGCGTTCGGACCATCTAGCTTCGGGTAATACCGCTTGGTTAACCTTATATATGGTAGTGTAAATATTCTTATTGCTACTTCTTTCCTTAGGGGTATCTAATTTAACGTTGGAGGGCCTATCTATTGGCTGCTTCGCGGCGACGTGGAACTCGACTCCTCCAATTGCGTCGTGCTCCTTTTCGCGTTTCCCGGCCGACATTTAGGACATTTAGGGAGGATGACCCCGGCCAGCCCGCACTTGTAGCAGAACAGGTTACGTACGGCCGACTCACACTCAAAATAGGTGTGACCCGGCTGAGCGCAATTCCAGCACTTCAGCTGGGTGCGGTCGCCTCCGGATTCCCTCGTCCTATGGACAGCATCCAATGCCTCGGTCTGTTCCTCCGGGTCGTGAGTGTTCGCATCCAATTCATGTACTTTTTGATCTTCCCTGCGCCTACTACCCCCATGGTCTGGACCGCTCCTTGTCCCTCGCGTCGCCAGCAGTTTCTCGGCGTCCGCACACTCTTCTCGCAGCTTCTGGAGATTTGGTATCTGCATTGGATAAATCACCCTCGAAATTGCATCCCTAATATTGATCTTTATGATCTTTATTAGATCATAATCCGAGAacggattcagcaatctcgACCTCAACACCAACATCTCCTGGATGTACTGGTCCGCCGACTCCCCGTGGCGTTGTCGGCGTTCCCTGAGCTCTTGCTCTCGCTCGAACTCTGTCCGACGAACTtgaaactgctgctggagaccATATCTCAGATTCGGCCAGTCCGGCATTCCTACCGTCCGCACATGCATCCAGTACCAATCCCTTGCGTGGCCACTGACCAATGTgtgaaaggctttcaacacctCCGCCCACGGTACCTGATACGACGTCTGTAGATGCTCCACCCGGAATATGAATTCCGCCACGGGCATCCCCTTTGGATCGCCGTCGAAGCTAAGTCCCCATCTTCGTATCTGCACTTGCTCCTGCCTAGCCTCTCCGAAACTCGGTCGATTCCTGTTAGGGTTTGCTCCTGCGCCCATCCCGTTGAACAGCCACTCCTCCACGGGTCTCTGATCGGCTTGGGTCCTCTGATCGGCCTCCAATGTTCGGTTGTCCACGAACAAGTGCGTTGGATGTGCTTGCTGGTTCGCGGGTGCTTCCTGTTGACCTCCTCCCAGACTGGTTGCATTTGGTCCccgattccttccattcgcatcACTCGCCGTTCGCTCCGCTTTTAACGAACCCACCACAGCGTTGATCTCTCGCATGAATTCTAGCATGTCTGCTTGAATTGACGATCTCAGCGCttccatttgctgcccgagCGACGCTCGGTAGGTCTCCTGTGCTTGGGCTAAGGCTGCGTTCACGGCTGAGCTTAACTCGGACGGTAACACCAGGTCCTTACGGGTTCGCTGTTGACCTCCTACCGCTCCGGCCTCTGGGTCCTCCTGGTACAACCCCGCATGTACGTTTTCCGCCACTTGCGACGGCCCTTCCAGCCTACTGCCGGCTTTACCGTCCTGGGACCGAGTCGTCGGCATGTTGTACGGCTGGTACCTGCGCTGTGCCTCTGGGCTACGCCTTGTCTTCCCCGACCCTTTAAAAATCTCCGGGTCACTCATCAACCAATTTTCCTAACGTACTCCTTTCCTTCGTCTATTCCCTATTTACTTAACTATCTTGGTGATGAAtaaattggattgtttattATCTGACTACCCTACTCCACTAAACACCTAGTTCCTGGCTAATTAATCCTTAATACCTTCAATCGTAAGgagaaaacaaataaataaatagtgcaataaataaataagcgaATAATTAATTCCATGTTTAGataaccaaataaataaatttaaatacataaatcggttaatttaaatcaataaattgataaatctaaatatctaaattgattcaatcaaataaataaacacctACATCTACAATTAATCGCCTAATTAAATGCAAcactaaataactaaatacttCCTCTCCCAAACAAATACTCTTTTCCCGATGACTTGCCTAATGCCTACTTCTAAAATTGCTTTTAAACAATGCTAGCGAGAATCGTCAGTCCTCAAAAAAaaatgatttccctttgggTTTTCTTGCTTGGGCTTTCCAATAGTCTGCTAAatcactaacaaaaaaaacatataatTCCCAGACTGCTTCAGACAAAAATTCACCTTTAATTTGTTTGGTGGGACGAGAGACAACTGCATTAATTGTTTTGCAGGTGAGCGGACTCCCTTCTTTTCCCCTTGCTATTTACCTTCGCTTACTTTTTCTAAGTGCCAACTCCCTTCGCTGTTTCCTCCCTCAGATCACCGTGGATCCCCCAGAATCGGACAACGACGTTAATGCCTCTGGACATAACCCGGACCACGACTCGACAGATCCTCCGGAACCTCTTCCTCTTTTCAGATCCAGACAGCGAGCTCCACGAGTCGGACAACGAGGCTACTACCACCTGGTAATACCTGGACCACAACTCGGGACACACACTTCCTTCCCTTCTACCTCCGATACATAACTACCATGTCCATTTTCCTCTCTTCTACTTATCTCAGCGGCTACGACGGCTAGGATTTATTCCCGGCTCGCGGACCGGCTGAGTTTCGTTCTACCCGGGTTCCATTTTACACCGGGTCTTTAAGACTCGCGTTTAAAATCGATCCCTTCTATTAccattgggcgccatttgttatgatccgcctctttgccaccctggcctatcgttcccagctagctcacggggaagtcaggggtgtttcccgcccgataagccaggggacggattgaacaaaacaaaaaaacaaaaaaaaaacatacaaaaaaaacaaatctaatttataggacagacttgtcctcgttggcactttcgtcagcggggatagttggtttcgttatccctagcagggtcccacccttccatgagcgccaccttttgaattcgctcccttttcatattcagggtcccgctcttcttctcgctctcgtcccacccaactaccgttttctattcactcatgactcttttcaaattttcatttttatatccattatattttcatatttaacttgaacattattaactaataatctaggtttatataaaggaaacaaatactaacacaaaaatactaacaacaaaataaacccTATTTCGGCCGAATTGGCAGCCCCCTTTGATAAAAGTTGTTGCTTCCTGATGCTTGCTGATGTTTACGTTTGATCGTGGTGTTTTTTTATATGATCGTGATATATTGTTTAATTGTGGGTCGGACGGGTGTAGATGTGCGAAATGTGGTgatgttatgtgatgtgttatgaatgagggtatacatgcgtgggttgtgtgtgatgtgggtggatgaaggtgggtgtgtgtgaatcgtgtgtgtgtatttctgctttgaagtccggattctttccccggggggggctggtgtgtggggacagaaacgtgtctccagtcggtgctccgctgacggttccttggtgccggtgctccgctgacggttctcgcatcagttttccggcctggccagtaccgggatgctgctgccgatgtccgccgcttctgctgatgttgatgcctgccgctgatgtcttggtgggatcgtcgtctcAACGATCACcgattttgtttcctttttttctttcagggcacgtgcggcctccactattctccaccggaaactcTCTCTTTTCTTCCtcctcgccccgtttccttttctcccacgcaactctgccactgcttcccaggatccactatagatgccgctgtctctttcttctccagccctgatacctatcggctctgtccaaaaccgcccataacaaCTATACTACTAATTTTCTAAGTTAAAACAGAATGAAAAGTGTGATTAAATGTTAAAAGAAAGCTGCCCCAATTCATTCAACCAATGAGCCCTCATTTGCCAAGCCGCACGCTGACGAAGCATACACATATCTTAACAGAAATTCCATAAACAAGACAGCGTGGAAGACAAAAGGGATTCAGGTAATATGGTCTTCTTTACTGGCCAATCTTTAAGTGAACTTGAATTGGTTCCTGTTTTCAGTGATGCGGTAACCCGCTTATGTGCCAGTGGCCAGTGTGCCAGTATTGTCCAAAAGATTGATACAACATGTGGCTCAGCAGCAGCTTGCACATCGCGTTGCTTGTCCTGGCAGCGCTGGCGTCTCCAACTATCAGCCAACACGTTCCTCTAATCATATCCAACAAAACAAGCAATGCCAACAAAGTGCCTACAGACTTGGGGGTCGAAGGAGCAGCTGGCTTTATGCCCCTCCAGCAGACGTCGGCGAGCGTTTTCTTTACCAACTATAATCAGCAAAACGTGATGCAGCTGCGACACAACATGAAGAGCAAGCTACGCAGCATACGCAATGTGGAGATGCGAGTGGCCAAAATACAAGTAAGTGTCCCAGCCGATTTTCCCGATGAACTTCCGTCTAATCCCGGCCATTCCTAGGAAATCTTTGACGCTATACACTTTACCAGTGCAAACGGAGCAGCGCCAGCTCGTCAGTCGTTCACCAATGACAGCGCGCAGGCCAATCCCCAACTGCAGCGGGACTTAAAGCTGTTTAGCAAGCGTCTCAGCAAGAAGCTCCTGAAAGCCACCCACTTAGTTCTGGAGCTGCGCGATCTGTTTCGCTATAATCTCAGCAAAGTTCTGCAGTACAGCTACGATGACGAGGATGAGGAACTGGAGAGTGAGTTTGACATGGATTCGGAAATGGAAGACTTTCATGCCAAGAAACCAGATCAAGAAACCCAGAATCAGCTCTACTTAAATACCCAAATCGAGAATTGTCAGCCTGATTATGAGAATGATCTGGACACTGCCTCCTCTGCCACGTCCCAGTCTCTCCATTATAACAAGCAGCAGATACAAATCCTCAACTATCTCAAGTCGGATGATGCGCGCGGCGCATTCCTGAATGAAAACAATGCCCGATCATTGGCTGTCAATGGTTACATATCCGATCAGCTCTTCCAACTCAAGCGGAGGCTCGGCCTGAGCGATGCAGAAGCCTCAAATACCAGCGGCAACCACTTCAAGCACATATACTTCCTTTCCAATTCCGATGGAGCCCCAGCTAGCCTCCACTTCCGACAGCTCTATGTTTCGGCCATTAAGCAAAAGTTTGTGCTGCTCCTCATCGATGTGGGATCGGCTCTGAACGCCGAGTTGTTTGATCTCACTAAAAATTTGGGTAAATATTACATTTAGACCTCTTCCTCAGCTTCAGAGATCACAGTTTGAGTTTCTTGCAGTTCACGAGATGCTGCAGCTGCTAGAGGACACGGATAAAGTCTCGCTGGTGACGGTTGCCAGCGAGGCGAACATTATGGCTCTGGATGCCTTCCCGTCGGAAGCTGTGCACGGAGTTTATGGTGCCACCCGTGCCCACAAGGAAGAGATACTTAGCTATGTGAACAACTTGAGCCGGGCCCACGCTCTAACCAACCATACATTGGGATTCGAGTATGCATTTCATCTGCTCCGACGCCTCCAGAAATCGGGAATGCTTAACACAGCGGAGCAACCAGTAGAGTTTGTGTATGTGACGCGTGGCCTCCTGACCAACTTATCGGATGCCATGGCTGTTCTTCGAGTGGTTGCTGAGGGCCAGGGACACCTCAAAGCCCCAGTGATCATCAATACCTGCGCCGTGGTCCTGGATGAAAAGCGAATTATGTACGAGAAGCAATTCCTCAGCGATGTGGCTACCCAGAACTATACAAAATACGAAATTAATGTGACAAAATGGTGGCCCATTGGACAACAGCCCTCACAGTTGGCTGGGCGCTTCTTTGTGCTCAGCAAAATGCATGCGGAAACGTTGCTTCCGCAAACCAGTTCCCGGATCTTTGGTCAGCTTTTCGTGGAACGTTATTTGACGGACACGTTGGAGGTCCATCCTCCCATTGTGGATGCAGAGAGCGGAGGTGAGAGCTCTGTGCACTCTTTTCCACAATCCTCTATAATATTCCTCCCCTTCGCAGATGTTCTGGTCTCTATAACGCATGCAGTGCCTCCATATGGTGTTGTAGGAGTCAACTTGTACCTGGCGGATCTTCTAGAGGATCTGCTCAACTACCCCAGTGCTGCTCCCAGTGCCAGGCAGGGCAGTGGCTATGCCTTCCTCCTCGATCGCTCCTCGGGCAACACTCTGGCCCACCCGGCCTTTCCCCGCCCGCTCATCCAGCGAGAGACCTCGTATCCCGTGAATATTGCTTACCTAGAGAACGCCACGGACTTCTCCGGCCACATTCGGGAGCGCCTCCTGCACGAGGAGAGTGGCAATGCCACAACGGAAGTTTATCTCGGCAAGCAGCGGCTGCAGCGCACCTACCTCTGGCAATCCGTGCTGGGCATCTACGTGGTGTGCTTGGTGAGTTGTGGCAGCGATGTCATGCGGAATGATTCCGCGCAACGATACAACCTGAAGGATACCGTGTCCAACTACGAGCCTGGCTACTACGGAGAGAGCATGGACTTGCTATATCATCGGCTGGACCTCGCCCAGGGCGGGACTTCAGTGCCTAAGATCTGTCGCTACTTCAGACAAATGTCCACAATGGGTGAGTACATCGGGCACATGCCATAAAAGAGTCATCCCACATGGATTACATACTTGAATCTCTTGCAGATGCACCCACGCTGTTCCTTAGCGCAGCTGCCTTTGAGTCGCCATTCGGATTCCTGCACAACAACCGCCGGAGCACACAGCTCCGACATGTGGAAAACATTATGGCTTATCTAATGGAGCCGACCGACGTGCTGGCCAATCCCGGTCTGCGACCCAGCATACGGCATGAGGTGAGTATGCTCTACCAGGCCCTGCAGCAGCTGCGTCGTCGGCATCAGGATACACGAGGATCGCTGCGCGATCACATCATTCGACGATACATGGCCAGTGTAAGTGGAGTGCTCCAGCTGTATCCGGGTTGCCTGCTCAACAGCAGCTACGATCCCACTCGGAGGCCATGGTTCCGTCAGGCCATGGCCCAGCCGGGGAAAATTGTGAGCACAGCCCCGTATCTGGATGCGGGAGGAGCCGGGTATATCGTTACCCTGGCGCACACCATCTTCGAGGGCAAGGCTCATGCCCTCCACTCGGCCCAGCAGGACAGGCCGGTGGGTGTGGTCGCCCTAGATGTACCCTATGCCTTCTACTATCGCCTGATCCTGGAGAGCACGCCGCTGTGCCAATTGCCGCACATGAAATGCCTGATATTCGAACACGAGGGCTACCTGCTGGCCCATCCCAGTATGCTGCAGCCGGCCACTCCCACGAGGAATCAGAGGCGACCGCATGAGCATCTCACACACAAGGAATCGTACTTGGCCAACGACATGCTCAACCACGGCCAGCTGGTGCGGAAACTGGGTTGCGCCAGCTACCAGAACCGTACTCTGCAGCGCTACTACGCCTTCAACACCTCGTTGGCCAACATCCTGGGCAACGTGGTGCACGGCGAGCGGACCAAGTACGCCATTGCCCTGATCCGGGGCAGCAATCTCTTTGCCGCCGTGCTGAACTCCAGCTGCGACGGAGGAGCCTTCTGTCCGTGCAGCACCATCGACCGGGAGTGCCTCAACTGCAAGCGGATGGATCAGACGGACTGCGAATGCCCCTGCGAGTGCCCCATGGTGGGGGACGGAAACACATCCTCGTCCTTCGAGTACTACGCCAACTACACGCAACACTTCCCATACTGCTCGCCTCCCAGCGAGCACTTCATAGCCCTGCCCCCGACCACCCAGTTGCTGAGCGGACTGCCAAGTTGTGTGGTAGCGGGAGGCTGCGAATCGTACTCCAGCCAGAGGGAGTGCCTGGGCGTGATGGGCTGCGAGTGGTGCCAGCAGGATGTCGAGGGAAATAGCTTCAGTAACTCCTTCTGTGCCTCCCAGGCCAGCTGCTTCAACGGTGTGCTGGCTTCATTGACGCCCTATGGCGAGCTCGACGAGCTGGAGCTGTTAGCTGCCCATAATCCCCAGAGAGAGCAGCATGCCTATTCCGCCTTTGGACCCCTCGGGGGTGCCGTAGTCGTCCTTGCCATAGTCATTGCGTTTGCCATTTACTGCTACAGGCACAACctggactcccaggcccaggaACAGTTCTACGTAGACTCCGTTCAGGAGGAGAACTACGGATTGCCGCTGTCCAGATTCTACTTTGACGACTGCAAAGCCCACGACGAGCCTCCGCTTGGAGGGGGCTACGATCACACGGCCGCCCAGCGGCAGCTAATGCATGCGGCGGACATTTCGCCCTATCACGTCTCCAGCGGCAGCAGCTACCGACGGCCGCCCAACGGGGAGTCCGATCATGGCTACAGCCCCATGACTCCGCACGAGGACAGCTCCGACCAGCAGTGTTTTACCTTGGCTGAGCCGCTGCTCCTGAACGATAAGCGGCAGAGCAAGTCGGACACCATGTCCATATCCACCTCTATATCCAGTCCAACCAAACGCCAGCAGTCTTCGACACAGCCCAAGACTCATCCCTACTTGAGCAATCAGCCCATCTCGAAGACGGAGCGATACAAGCGTCAGCAGATGCAGGCCACGCCCTCGCCCTGTCGAGGACCACCGGGCGGCGGCGTCTATGGCCAGACAACGCTGCCCCTGTGCGCCGTCGAAGCTGACGAGACGCGACCCCACTACATACTGGCCCCCGTAACGGTGCATCGGCACATGGAGACCGCCGAGTCGTAGTCCACATAGAACTGTTAAGTTTTAGTAGAGTAAGATGTTCGCTTGTTTGCCAACTAAATTAAGTGACCCCCACGGGCAGTTCAACTGCCGCCCACCCCCGGAAGTTGGGCCCCGGATAACATGTCGACTACAGTGTAATCCACACCACGAATGTCCACGAATGTGCATGTATattgtaaggaagcgatcctgggctggggtacatatctcagtctactccagggtcgaaattacagcaatatttataatcggaccgacgatgggggacggggccgcagtcccgcCGACGggggcgatcgtagcgtgggacggggcagttggtttcaccgagaacactccggaatagcgccttcagggccccaccgaactcagaatcaatacggaggtctttactatgcgataataccgacaggtgtcgccgagagtacctaggctatcgccggacagtacttacgggaccccgccggcctgagagttactacgaagcggaaagggggactatgctatgcgggaataccgacaagtatcgccgagagtatctaggctatcgccggacgttacttacgggaccctgtcggcctaagaattactacgacgcggaaaggggaactttgttatgcggaaataccgacaagtatcgccgagagtacctaggctatcgccggacggtacttacgggaccctgtcggcctaagaattactacgtgggtcagggatatcgacgagcatcaccgagagtgcctaggcaatcgccggatagcacttacgggacaccaccgaactaagaattactacgggggtcggggatatcgacaagcatcgccgagagtgcctaggcaatcgccggatagcacttacgggacaccgccgaactaagaattactacgagttcgagaataccgacgcgtatcgccgagagcgcttaggcaatcgccggatagcactcacgggacactatcgggctaaactTTACTgcgaaaatctttatcatacagggcaggtatcgccgagagggcttaggcaatcgccggacagccccttcgggacccagggaactacggggatcaggcgagacaccaacaggagTCACTGGGGggcgcttagacgatcgtcggatagcggcctcgggaccctgcggggtcacaaactactggagggaatcatgcggagggaacaacgacaggtatcaccgagaatgcctaggcaatcgccggacagcggcctcaggaccctgtcgggctacgaactactgaATGGAATCACACGGactcgggcaagaggcgggaggaaaggcagagaagatgaagccccgggcctcgaggttccctagtgtatcGATTGTTGGAGGTCgtgctatgtttctgttatattcgttacatttcattttattctttcttggttccctacctatcgcaccgctcagcagcccgtatacacTTCTAGAggaactcccacgcttgtactcgtcgaaaccctcctcttccccgtgggtgcagcgtagatgcaggatctcctctccgtaagtgtagtatcgatgcagggtcttcttcccgtaagcgcagcgtcgatgccggatcttcccGTGCCACTGAtagcgttggcgtggatccgggccgccacgtgtttttactttttccaagccactcgaatttttccgcgaacacgtccgactcctacgactgcCGCCAATCGACTTTTTCTTCCACGTTTTCCCAGCTCAGAGCCGGCGTTCTGCTGGCTCTCCGATCCAGCGTCAGCGTGGGCGGCTAGCGTCGTCATCTttccgcggcggcagagggctggcgccgtcgttccgcgtctacgctgcgccggtgactttcgtctctctgtctcgctgctggcgcgtcgttactggatttgattgctgttctcAGCGGtcctcttctgccgttgctgcgttgATGCTGTTATCTTAT harbors:
- the LOC108159884 gene encoding VWFA and cache domain-containing protein CG16868, with translation MWLSSSLHIALLVLAALASPTISQHVPLIISNKTSNANKVPTDLGVEGAAGFMPLQQTSASVFFTNYNQQNVMQLRHNMKSKLRSIRNVEMRVAKIQEIFDAIHFTSANGAAPARQSFTNDSAQANPQLQRDLKLFSKRLSKKLLKATHLVLELRDLFRYNLSKVLQYSYDDEDEELESEFDMDSEMEDFHAKKPDQETQNQLYLNTQIENCQPDYENDLDTASSATSQSLHYNKQQIQILNYLKSDDARGAFLNENNARSLAVNGYISDQLFQLKRRLGLSDAEASNTSGNHFKHIYFLSNSDGAPASLHFRQLYVSAIKQKFVLLLIDVGSALNAELFDLTKNLVHEMLQLLEDTDKVSLVTVASEANIMALDAFPSEAVHGVYGATRAHKEEILSYVNNLSRAHALTNHTLGFEYAFHLLRRLQKSGMLNTAEQPVEFVYVTRGLLTNLSDAMAVLRVVAEGQGHLKAPVIINTCAVVLDEKRIMYEKQFLSDVATQNYTKYEINVTKWWPIGQQPSQLAGRFFVLSKMHAETLLPQTSSRIFGQLFVERYLTDTLEVHPPIVDAESGDVLVSITHAVPPYGVVGVNLYLADLLEDLLNYPSAAPSARQGSGYAFLLDRSSGNTLAHPAFPRPLIQRETSYPVNIAYLENATDFSGHIRERLLHEESGNATTEVYLGKQRLQRTYLWQSVLGIYVVCLVSCGSDVMRNDSAQRYNLKDTVSNYEPGYYGESMDLLYHRLDLAQGGTSVPKICRYFRQMSTMDAPTLFLSAAAFESPFGFLHNNRRSTQLRHVENIMAYLMEPTDVLANPGLRPSIRHEVSMLYQALQQLRRRHQDTRGSLRDHIIRRYMASVSGVLQLYPGCLLNSSYDPTRRPWFRQAMAQPGKIVSTAPYLDAGGAGYIVTLAHTIFEGKAHALHSAQQDRPVGVVALDVPYAFYYRLILESTPLCQLPHMKCLIFEHEGYLLAHPSMLQPATPTRNQRRPHEHLTHKESYLANDMLNHGQLVRKLGCASYQNRTLQRYYAFNTSLANILGNVVHGERTKYAIALIRGSNLFAAVLNSSCDGGAFCPCSTIDRECLNCKRMDQTDCECPCECPMVGDGNTSSSFEYYANYTQHFPYCSPPSEHFIALPPTTQLLSGLPSCVVAGGCESYSSQRECLGVMGCEWCQQDVEGNSFSNSFCASQASCFNGVLASLTPYGELDELELLAAHNPQREQHAYSAFGPLGGAVVVLAIVIAFAIYCYRHNLDSQAQEQFYVDSVQEENYGLPLSRFYFDDCKAHDEPPLGGGYDHTAAQRQLMHAADISPYHVSSGSSYRRPPNGESDHGYSPMTPHEDSSDQQCFTLAEPLLLNDKRQSKSDTMSISTSISSPTKRQQSSTQPKTHPYLSNQPISKTERYKRQQMQATPSPCRGPPGGGVYGQTTLPLCAVEADETRPHYILAPVTVHRHMETAES
- the LOC117194090 gene encoding uncharacterized protein LOC117194090, whose amino-acid sequence is MGAGANPNRNRPSFGEARQEQVQIRRWGLSFDGDPKGMPVAEFIFRVEHLQTSYQVPWAEVLKAFHTLVSGHARDWYWMHVRTVGMPDWPNLRYGLQQQFQVRRTEFEREQELRERRQRHGESADQYIQEMLVLRSRLLNPFSDYDLIKIIKINIRDAISRVIYPMQIPNLQKLREECADAEKLLATRGTRSGPDHGGSRRREDQKVHELDANTHDPEEQTEALDAVHRTRESGGDRTQLKCWNCAQPGHTYFECESAVRNLFCYKCGLAGVILPKCPKCRPGNAKRSTTQLEESSSTSPRSSQ